A single genomic interval of Dromiciops gliroides isolate mDroGli1 chromosome 1, mDroGli1.pri, whole genome shotgun sequence harbors:
- the LOC122752994 gene encoding tryptase beta-2-like: MFYLLLLTLPLLGNSVPLIQEKSEVKIVGGSDAQEGEWPWQISLRTNLSNSWKHLCGGSLIHPSWILTAAHCFYLFGNDTASYMIQLRQQNLYENDNLLPLEEIIIHPKYVYANEGFDITLLKLQSPVQLNKTIQTIKLPEASQTFTPDMECWVTGWGDIETGVNLPYPYTLRKVRVPVMDALTCDQEYHLDSFTPQSQRIILDSMICAGETGKDSCQGDSGGALTCKVQGSWLQAGIVSWGDLCGILHRPGVYTRVTAFVDWINQHIQ; the protein is encoded by the exons AAAAGAGCGAGGTTAAGATTGTTGGGGGCAGTGACGCCCAGGAAGGAGAATGGCCGTGGCAGATCAGTCTGAGGACGAATTTGAGTAATTCCTGGAAACACTTGTGTGGAGGCTCTCTCATCCACCCCAGTTGGATTCTGACTGCTGCACACTGCTTTTATTT ATTTGGAAATGATACTGCAAGTTACATGATTCAATTGAGGCAACAGAATCTATATGAAAATGAcaacctgctgcccctggaagagATCATTATCCACCCCAAATACGTTTATGCCAATGAAGGCTTTGACATCACCCTGCTAAAGCTTCAGTCCCCTGTACAGCTGAACAAGACCATCCAGACCATCAAACTCCCTGAAGCTTCACAGACCTTCACCCCAGACATGGAATGCTGGGTGACTGGCTGGGGGGACATTGAAACTGGAG taAATCTGCCCTATCCCTACACCCTGAGAAAGGTGCGGGTCCCCGTGATGGATGCCCTTACCTGTGACCAGGAATACCATCTGGATTCCTTCACTCCTCAATCTCAGAGGATCATCCTTGATAGCATGATCTGTGCTGGTGAAACTGGCAAAGATTCCTGCCAG GGTGACTCTGGGGGAGCCCTGACCTGTAAGGTGCAAGGCTCCTGGCTCCAGGCTGGAATAGTGAGTTGGGGAGATCTTTGTGGTATTCTCCACAGGCCTGGAGTCTACACTCGTGTCACAGCCTTTGTGGATTGGATCAACCAGCACATCCAGTGA